From Theileria annulata chromosome 1, complete sequence, *** SEQUENCING IN PROGRESS ***, one genomic window encodes:
- a CDS encoding prefoldin subunit 3, putative (Tap349e08.q2ks7.C.cand.16 - score = 14.80): MNYSDFISNDASNSNVPEAKYIDNIEKFVGDRNSAELTQVAKELLAKYRFMEKNSMSKIGLIKDKLPELKDAINTLEKLKKKKESGDKSDIITYFKISDTLYSEARIPYTESAFLWLGANTMVEYPIDDAIKLLTDQHDGIELLIDSINLELDWIKRQITCTEITVARLHNYTVMKNAANQPKSENVK; encoded by the exons ATGAATTATTCTGATTTTATATCTAATGATGCTAGTAACAGTAACGTCCCCGAAGCAAAATATATT gACAATATTGAGAAGTTTGTAGGGGACCGTAACTCTGCTGAGTTAACTCAAGTCGCAAAAGAACTTTTAGC aaaatatcGTTTTATGGAGAAAAACTCTATGTCCAAAATTGGATTAATAAAGGATAAGTTACCTGAATTAAAGGACGCTATTAATACACTTGAGAAGCTAAAGAAAAAGAAG GAATCTGGTGATAAGTCTGATATtataacatattttaaGATTTCTGATACTTTATACTCTGAGGCTAGGATTCCATATACAGAATCAGCATTTCTTTGGCTTGGT GCCAATACTATGGTTGAATATCCCATTGATGATGCTATTAAATTACTTACTGATCAACATGATGGAATTGAACTATTAATAGATTCAATT AATCTTGAACTTGACTGGATAAAGAGGCAGATAACTTGCACAGAAATAACTGTGGCCAGACTACACAATTATACAGTAATGAAGAATGCAGCTAATCAGCCAAAGTCggaaaatgtaaaataa
- a CDS encoding ATP synthase delta chain, putative (Tap349e08.q2ks7.C.cand.15 - score = 14.18): MIKFINISHKLICSPFPKILNLVSRSSFSTNQVKNNTTRKLLEGCGIMGSYANALFLTTQKAGNLNEVMNDLRFISNSLLTCEDFRTFMTTPGLRTSQKMKFLKEDFGTLTRSPLQAQTLNCLELLFDQKRSTEVLTLAKHFETLFLSANNQLKCLVQSADKLTDDMKARIVDALRHRLGNSCEPVVEYKLNPSILGGLLVNVGDKVVDTSVSSKLERIQSHLLSRY; encoded by the coding sequence atgattaaatttattaatatttctcATAAACTTATTTGTTCTCCCTTTCCCAAAATTTTGAACTTGGTTAGTCGATCAAGCTTTTCAACAAATCAAGTAAAAAACAATACTACACGTAAGCTTCTTGAAGGATGTGGTATAATGGGCTCATATGCTAATGCTCTATTTCTAACTACACAAAAGGCTGGTAATTTGAACGAGGTAATGAATGATTTGAGGTTCATTTCAAATTCTCTATTAACATGTGAAGATTTTAGAACTTTCATGACAACTCCTGGCCTCAGGACTTCACAGAAGATGAAATTTCTCAAGGAAGATTTTGGAACATTGACACGATCTCCTCTACAGGCCCAAACATTAAACTGTTTAGAGTTGTTATTTGACCAAAAAAGGTCAACAGAGGTTTTAACCCTAGCAAAGCACTTTGAAACTCTATTTTTAAGCGCAAACAATCAACTTAAATGTCTAGTTCAATCAGCAGATAAACTAACAGATGATATGAAGGCGAGAATAGTTGACGCTTTGAGGCATAGATTAGGTAACTCTTGTGAACCAGTTgttgaatataaattaaaccCTTCAATTCTCGGAGGATTGCTGGTTAATGTCGGAGATAAAGTTGTAGATACCTCAGTATCAAGTAAACTTGAAAGGATTCAATCACACTTGTTATCTAGGTATTGA
- a CDS encoding uncharacterized protein (Tap349e08.q2ks7.cand.120 - score = 57.45) has product MNQRGLKKNLNHHRDTDPNVNNNHSFDLKRKKQKFTNSTKQRNHINNNDFSIELKCEVEEQDCDSLHLDSEIEINSNVKESKGQLKSKSQLNKLEDKLKFNGKLRLEDKLKLEEKLKLKCKNSSKEVKINDIDTKGDLNNCLNGKDSFENACNHSPTRDSQEKIPVDLFSVPHDKTILNSFERKLKSLNVPITKDNEHTNTNNIHNDVDTTNNVHNVDTTNNLNDVDIEKNGDNVNNHVVDENVEIKPRKRGRKPKIKRNISKYKLNDVKKIVSDTNGTKPNEDEQLEENLSNPNESIEYKNQKIKNEMDNHRKKRTYKKRPKLGEAINLFNKVTRRSESIYEMQLRMAIEMSMKDCKSYEFQEDYKPLDIEKVEDTEGNDDKDSEYEESKPKKKKKIVKKVKNGNLKVSKKRSKKSESTEVSTPKSENNVTSVSSIEYLNTDSLDSRFENSDSNCLNDSQDDKDIDKTVVPSESVQVKESDETVSQAKMTAFEEYLSMCERFYCGKSLDDDIAQVVYETDVKNTVKPEIKKNSHSQTKKYKDSDSSSSSSTNGFNNSEEQLNDSKGWKEKPQDDRILSFNCSRLDLIYRVSFNILKSSLRQPEVIDLWGPKEVVLFELGLFKYGKEFHEIQKDIPNKSVKEIVDMYYLWKKSNRYKLWKANRYY; this is encoded by the coding sequence ATGAATCAAAGAGGTTTGAAAAAGAACCTGAATCATCACAGAGATACAGATCCTAATGTTAATAACAATCattcatttgatttaaaaagaAAGAAACAAAAATTTACCAATAGTACCAAACAGAGAAATCACatcaataataatgattttagtATAGAATTGAAGTGCGAAGTGGAAGAACAAGATTGTGACAGTTTACATTTAGATTCTGAAATTGAAATCAATTCTAATGTAAAAGAATCCAAAGGTCAGTTAAAATCGAAATCTcaattgaataaattggAAGATAAGTTAAAATTCAATGGTAAGTTAAGACTGgaagataaattaaagttGGAAGAGaagttaaaattgaaatgtAAGAATTCAAGTAAAGaagttaaaataaatgatattgACACTAAGGgtgatttaaataattgcCTAAATGGCAAAGATTCATTTGAAAACGCTTGTAATCATTCACCGACTCGTGATAGCCAAGAGAAAATTCCTGTTGATCTGTTTAGTGTGCCTCATGATAAGACAATTTTAAACAGTTTtgaaagaaaattaaagaGTTTAAATGTACCAATCACAAAAGACAATGAACACActaatacaaataatatacacaaTGATGTAGatactactaataatgTACACAATGTAGATACTACAAATAACCTAAATGATGTAGACATTGAAAAAAATGGAgataatgtaaataatcACGTTGTGGATGAAAATGTAGAAATAAAACCGCGTAAAAGAGGAAGAAAGCCCAAGATAAAGAGAAATATatctaaatataaattaaatgatgtTAAGAAAATTGTTTCCGACACAAATGGAACGAAACCAAACGAAGATGAACAGCTTGAAGAGAATTTGTCTAATCCAAATGAGTCAATTGAGTACAAAAATCAAAAGATCAAAAATGAGATGGATAACCATAGGAAAAAGAGAACATATAAAAAAAGACCAAAGTTAGGAGAAGcgattaatttatttaacaaGGTGACGAGGAGGTCTGAAAGTATATACGAAATGCAACTTCGAATGGCAATTGAGATGTCAATGAAAGATTGTAAATCATACGAGTTTCAAGAAGATTACAAACCATTGGACATTGAAAAGGTGGAAGATACAGAGGGAAATGATGACAAAGATAGTGAATATGAGGAATCGAAACcaaagaagaagaaaaagaTTGTAAAAAAGGTAAAAAACGGAAACCTGAAAGTATCAAAGAAGAGAAGTAAAAAGTCAGAAAGTACAGAAGTGTCAACACCAAAATCGGAAAATAATGTAACCAGTGTGTCTTCaatagaatatttaaacaCCGATTCTCTAGACTCAAGATTTGAAAACTCTGATTCCAACTGTCTGAATGACTCACAAGATGACAAGGATATTGATAAGACTGTTGTACCAAGTGAATCTGTTCAGGTGAAAGAATCTGATGAAACTGTTTCTCAAGCCAAGATGACAGCGTTTGAAGAATATCTTTCAATGTGTGAAAGGTTTTACTGTGGCAAATCATTGGATGATGATATAGCACAGGTCGTTTATGAAACAGATGTTAAAAATACAGTCAAGCCAGAAATTAAGAAAAATTCACATTCTCAAACAAAGAAATATAAAGATTCAGACTCATCAAGTAGTTCCAGTACAAATGGTTTCAATAACTCAGAAGAGCAATTGAATGATTCAAAGGGATGGAAGGAAAAACCACAAGATGATAGGATTCTAAGTTTCAATTGTTCAAGACTTGATCTTATATATAGAGTTTCATTTAATATCCTCAAAAGTTCATTAAGGCAACCAGAGGTAATTGACCTCTGGGGACCAAAAGAAGTTGTTCTGTTCGAGTTAGGTCTTTTTAAATATGGCAAAGAGTTCCACGAAATACAAAAGGACATCCCAAACAAGTCAGTAAAGGAAATTGTGGATATGTACTACCTGTGGAAAAAATCTAATCGATATAAACTTTGGAAGGCTAATAGATACTACTAA
- a CDS encoding uncharacterized protein (Tap349e08.q2ks7.C.cand.14 - score = 77.44) — protein sequence MDKNQILDDLISLYTGPLIVVRPFPKATEKILKCAGCSPLEIVQNIIKRHPKSSAFAFEDFNEVETLKQNDLVQSLMDSLKKNDREVGKKLENTLGDKNEKYSKWFRDWCITLAKILRIKASERFEAPLERNGVFIFVDNEDDFNQLEEVMEKYRDFPVTIIYFSQGDSTEFSQVISKYNAQYLILQTFEDFNDYSNLFEFVSKFIDSCYQNLESNVINLNSAFKGIKLSSKIIKSPEPQRNLPNLYMLMCDELGTRNETTINNVSKSTLEHEIHALSHLFYGIHLYNCKFKSQNSQEKYNTSEDSDKSVEVPNIISHFDKAISIYNKQECQWESFFTNTLSVLLGEYEEFNKLLSNNYILQPSTQNEFARSAIFIELSSNLCVKQKKKIFQLVMAGRLFSQAGLENLSKRCYLSCLDEYEDWYITHEHLYGLLAAFDDNFLVNCLNILSNAYENKYISYSSQEELHSSSDSEQSGEVDLASWKQASGNQIYYLKILMKIQSFSMKTKYLKNTPISAPFLNYPTIYYSHDLKLPQVDYKTPFLVRVPIVYLRNNGVNGTNLKLSTTYVDDLYEKLLDNSFTDPLWQKCMKFYNIKDHTKKTFLPPTDRSNGSDYMINTKLKLSLQLLNPLNIPIYCHNFKILVQEVDSTNQKKNDPVQQFENKVEENEQKVSDLKWVDCEILAKDNEEGFKLGEFEKKSLILSFTASNTGSFKIVGLCWNLFGEVVFWSPVYTVGRKRVKEVCKKISLTEFINQREVDKSLYFNVFKDMPRFIYYFRKVSDLTLLSNTVFYKKSDVETSDYDNLLRKYIEMYKDDTVNMKSSEVVENENLCLFDCFNGESSLIEISLQNVKETPIKSLVLRFKVFGAFSIPPYPVSYKLTTPNISITRSTDPYDLESVFSSKEILESVTTVKHKYDPDRLTKIINSSWSVINLPNFKVKEISLTEKMYEVCMQFNDDSINLQKKTLSVYLFFQPLMVMDGISLINGSISVSPKQGLDLVVPFKLFFRCLKGPTFNAHFNYKDVIMIKATNNSKEEIVQLKFSVNDEPVKSTNSELCPIPPKNTMNFAIPVENTLRYLSDPNNLLALDTSDRMRFSVFWATPLRFGLFNGNVEFLEYKVLVSLTVSKTELKLSDEPVIVNLVLTVHNISSESLDSMSVYPLIKHQEDSLISFIGVTKNRVDSINPGSFKSIEFTIIIPVPGIYNFSPQNFKLVGPLEQDVIYQDNINTIIVYD from the coding sequence TGAGAATCAAAGCGAGTGAAAGGTTTGAAGCACCGCTCGAAAGAAACGGAGTCTTCATTTTTGTGGATAATGAAGACGATTTCAACCAACTGGAAGAAGTTATGGAAAAATACAGAGATTTCCCAGTGACAATAATCTATTTTTCACAAGGAGACTCAACAGAATTTAGTCAAGTTATCAGTAAATATAACGCACAGTATTTGATACTGCAGACCTTTGAGGACTTTAATGACTACTCAAACCTGTTTGAATTTGTGTcaaaatttattgattCATGTTACCAAAACCTGGAATCAAATGtaataaacttaaattcaGCATTTAAAGGCATAAAACTCAGTTCAAAGATCATAAAGTCACCAGAGCCTCAGAGGAATTTACCGAACCTATACATGCTAATGTGTGATGAGCTTGGAACAAGAAATGAAACTACAATTAACAACGTGTCAAAGTCGACATTGGAACATGAAATACATGCACTATCACATCTATTTTATGGGATTCACCTGTAcaattgtaaatttaaatcacAAAACTCACAAGAAAAGTACAATACTTCAGAGGATTCTGACAAAAGTGTGGAAGTTccaaatataatatcacACTTTGATAAGGCCATCTCAATATACAATAAACAAGAATGTCAATGGGAGTCTTTCTTCACAAACACGTTGTCAGTTTTACTAGGAGAATACGAAGAGTTCAACAAACTATTATCAAATAACTATATTCTGCAGCCGTCCACACAAAATGAGTTCGCAAGATCAGCAATTTTCATAGAACTCAGCTCAAATCTATGTGTAAAGCagaaaaagaaaatattCCAGCTAGTCATGGCAGGAAGACTTTTTAGTCAGGCAGGACTGGAAAATCTAAGTAAACGGTGTTACCTTTCATGTCTTGATGAGTATGAAGACTGGTACATAACACATGAACACCTGTATGGTCTTCTGGCAGCATTTGATGATAACTTTCTAGTCAACTGCCTAAACATACTGTCAAACGCTTACGAGAACAAGTACATTAGTTATAGTTCACAAGAAGAATTGCATTCCTCCTCAGACTCTGAACAATCCGGTGAAGTCGACTTAGCGAGCTGGAAACAGGCGTCTGGAAACCAGATTTATTACCTGAAAATTCTAATGAAGATCCAAAGCTTCAGCATGAAGACTAAATACCTTAAAAACACACCAATATCAGCTCCTTTTTTAAACTACCCAACCATATACTATTCCCATGACTTAAAATTGCCACAAGTTGACTATAAAACTCCGTTTCTGGTAAGAGTGCCCATAGTATACCTGAGAAATAATGGAGTTAACGGAACCAATTTAAAGCTTTCAACAACATATGTGGATGACTTGTACGAAAAGCTTCTGGATAATTCGTTCACTGACCCGCTTTGGCAAAAGTGTATGAAGTTTTACAACATCAAAGACCACACCAAGAAAACGTTTCTTCCACCAACTGATAGATCAAATGGCTCTGACTACATGATTAACACAAAGCTGAAGTTGTCATTGCAGTTGCTTAACCCACTAAACATACCTATCTATTGccataattttaaaatactaGTGCAGGAAGTTGACAGCACAAATCAAAAAAAGAACGACCCTGTTCAACAGTTTGAAAACAAAgttgaagaaaatgaacAGAAGGTTTCTGATTTGAAGTGGGTAGACTGTGAAATTTTAGCAAAAGATAATGAGGAGGGATTTAAACTTGGAGAATTTGAAAAGAAAAGCCTGATTCTGTCGTTTACAGCCTCAAACACAGGATCTTTTAAAATCGTTGGATTGTGCTGGAACCTGTTTGGAGAAGTTGTATTCTGGTCACCAGTATATACAGTTGGAAGGAAACGGGTGAAAGAAGTATGTAAGAAAATTAGCTTAACagaatttataaatcaGAGAGAAGTTGACAAGTCGCtgtattttaatgtttttaaGGACATGCCACGTTTCATATACTATTTCAGAAAAGTCTCAGACCTGACACTTCTGTCAAACACCGTTTTCTATAAAAAGAGTGACGTTGAGACATCAGATTATGATAATTTGCTACGAAAATACATAGAAATGTATAAGGATGATACTGTGAACATGAAATCAAGTGAAGTTgtagaaaatgaaaatcTTTGCCTGTTTGATTGTTTTAACGGCGAGTCGAGCCTGATTGAGATTTCACTTCAGAATGTTAAGGAAACTCCAATTAAGTCTTTAGTGTTGAGGTTTAAAGTGTTTGGAGCATTCAGTATTCCTCCATATCCAGTTTCTTACAAACTTACAACTCCGAATATTTCAATTACCAGATCCACAGACCCGTATGACCTTGAAAGTGTATTCAGCTCCAAAGAAATTTTAGAAAGCGTAACAACAGTAAAACATAAATATGACCCTGACAGATTAACGAAAATAATCAATTCATCCTGGAgtgttattaatttaccCAATTTTAAGGTTAAGGAAATAAGTTTAACTGAGAAGATGTATGAGGTTTGTATGCAATTTAATGATGACTCAATTAATCTTCAAAAGAAAACACTTTCagtttatttgtttttccAACCACTAATGGTGATGGATGGAATTTCTCTAATCAATGGTTCAATTTCCGTATCACCTAAACAGGGATTAGACCTTGTGGTTCCATTCAAATTGTTTTTTCGCTGTCTCAAGGGCCCAACATTCAATGCCCATTTTAATTACAAAGACGTCATCATGATTAAGGCGACTAACAACTCTAAGGAAGAAATTGTACAACTCAAGTTCAGTGTCAATGACGAGCCTGTTAAAAGCACTAATTCAGAGCTATGTCCAATCCCACCTAAAAACACCATGAACTTTGCAATACCTGTTGAAAACACACTCAGATACTTATCAGAcccaaataatttattagcTCTGGATACTTCTGATCGCATGAGGTTTAGTGTGTTTTGGGCTACTCCATTGAGGTTTGGCCTATTTAATGGTAATGTTGAGTTTCTGGAATACAAGGTTCTGGTCAGCCTCACAGTTTCAAAAACTGAGCTAAAGTTGTCTGATGAGCCTGtaattgttaatttagttCTCACCGTTCACAACATATCTTCTGAATCACTCGACTCTATGTCAGTTTACCCTCTGATTAAACACCAGGAAGATTCTCTCATCAGTTTCATTGGTGTTACAAAGAACAGGGTTGACTCTATAAACCCTGGTTCCTTCAAATCCATCGAGTTTACCATTATTATTCCTGTTCCTGGCATTTATAACTTTTCTCCCCAGAATTTCAAACTTGTCGGTCCTCTCGAACAAGATGTAATATATCAAGACAACATTAACACGATCATCGTCTATGACTAA
- a CDS encoding actin depolymerizing factor, putative (Tap349e08.q2ks7.C.cand.17 - score = 18.43), producing MESGIKVSEETVAKFNQMKLKKVKTRYMVLKVKGNFVDVENDGEGDVEELLTVLPNDECTFVVYDKGQNLVLFMFAPSGATTQSRTVYSTTKQTVENALPGVRLHRNLVEDHDEVRDALK from the exons ATGGAAAGCGGAATTAAAGTATCCGAAGAAACTGTCGCAAAGTTCAACCAGATGAAACTAAAGAAAGTGAAAACCAGATACATGGTACTTAAGGTGAAGGGAAACTTCGTAGATGTAGAGAATGATGGAGAGGGAGATGTGGAGGAACTCTTGACAGTACTACCAAATGATGAATGTACATTTGTAGTTTACGACAAGG gaCAAAACCTTGTGTTGTTCATGTTCGCGCCCTCTGGAGCCACCACTCAGTCGAGGACAGTGTACTCGACAACAAAGCAGACTGTAGAAAACGCTTTACCAGGAGTCAGACTCCATAGGAACCTTGTTGAGGATCACGATGAGGTCAGAGACGCTCTAAAATGA
- a CDS encoding uncharacterized protein (Tap349e08.q2ks7.cand.121 - score = 63.47) → MFDLKKSEEILRRRAIFYCLNNYKTIRTHYNDLSELKNYVPKTKLTDFFIKDENFDYSDLLNQISNSLISLDVKTDTKTHEDTKDQPIWSNYDLLSLIKIHKFKNVKEKLYTCNINVQNNVKFDFSEYEDGYYDLVYERPDNNTSEVFKPMDSYDLSVENYWKNFKNVPKDEITVFRDIKEEDLPEKTTRNEPETTVRNYNLLNLLPGNNSISNLANENYFDDYYNFNNMKKISVNIGTERQLRQIYIKPRNKDKELKFGLLTKGNNKDLILKRNENNMNEYLVVFDEDSMKVYESETLEGQVSSEKHLQKSCIRKFFASEIVRENLRNKLILKLKRHQNARVFTAKDMKKNADQINKSISSVTLGCFWCDWNFYGGGIVPEVHNEELSTNPTEYLLSLEKNDLYLLTTSFIESLQVRGRNLETFEDIFSVISEIVKSYRTLVMGNFNEDYFEIMKKSFLELKTKSTPSDIALLTPDLSELSVSSASSIDRDSVDVDSELNSQREQVLPTFNKYAKTVEELTNLRQLVSFLLTDYNDVGSFVKEPFVDLSTIPKIKNVSKTVINCSKSITKRSKNPNLKETEIVLSALKILDLLIFLLQKSSKSFNSPRDFHSFITNSKYEVESYFSSIMFNYFYERSNDSYSIKVLGSKRLMCYVIWLCIYLSPKYTFDFSFLLNYDLTNVSNSILFNSCVDLTSISPAGRTNKNLYKINTPLFSGSKKMNLTSLVTNKTKRFKLR, encoded by the exons atgtTTGATCTAAAGAAATCTGAAGAAATTTTGAGAAGAAGAGctatattttattgtttGAATAACTATAAAACTATAAGAACACATTACAATGATCTATCAGAActtaaaaattatgttcctaaaactaaattaacagatttttttataaagGATGAAAACTTTGATTATTCAGATCTCTTGAACCAGATTTCAAATTCACTTATATCACTAGATGTGAAAACAGATACAAAAACCCATGAAGATACCAAAGATCAACCAATTTGGTCAAATTATGACCTTTTGagtttaattaaaatcCATAAATTCAAGAATGTCAAGGaaaaattatacacat gtaatataaatgtacaAAATAATGTTAAGTTTGATTTCTCGGAGTATGAAGATGGCTATTATGATTTAGTGTACGAAAGGCCGGATAATAACACAAGTGAAGTGTTTAAGCCGATGGATAGTTATGATTTGTCAGTTGAAAATTACTggaaaaattttaaaaatgttcCAAAAGATGAAATCACAGTATTTAGAGATATAAAAGAGGAAGATTTACCAGAAAAAACCACGAGAAATGAACCAGAGACTACAGTTCGGaactataatttattgaatcTTCTTCCTGGAAACAATTCGATATCAAACCTGGCAAATGAAAACTATTTCGACGATTACTATAACTTCAATAATATGAAGAAAATCTCAGTTAATATCGGAACAGAACGACAACTGAGACAGATTTATATTAAGCCAAGAAATAAAGACAAGGAATTGAAATTTGGTCTGTTAACAAAAGGAAATAATAAGGATTTGATTTTGAAGAGAAATGAGAACAATAT GAATGAGTATCTAGTGGTGTTTGATGAGGATAGTATGAAAGTTTACGAGTCAGAAACACTTGAAGGACAAGTATCATCAGAGAAACATTTACAAAAATCATGC ATCCGGAAGTTTTTTGCAAGTGAAATTGTGCGAGAAAACCTAAGGAATAAACTAATACTAAAGCTAAAGAGACATCAAAACGCAAGAGTATTCACAGCAAAAGACATGAAGAAAAATGCAgatcaaataaataaa TCAATATCGTCTGTTACACTCGGTTGTTTCTGGTGTGACTGGAACTTTTACGGAGGAGGAATAGTTCCAGAGGTACACAACGAGGAATTGTCAACAAACCCAACAGAATACCTACTTTCGTTGGAAAAAAACGATCTTTATCTTTTAACAACCAGTTTTATAGAATCACTGCAAGTTAGAGGAAGGAATTTGGAAACGTTCGAGGATATATTCTCAGTAATTTCAGAGATCGTAAAATCATATCGCACACTAGTAATGGGGAATTTCAACGAAGACTATTTTGAAATCATGAAAAAATCTTTTCTTGAGCTCAAGACGAAGTCAACACCTTCAGATATTGCACTGTTAACGCCAGACCTGAGTGAACTGAGTGTTTCCTCAGCATCGAGTATAGACCGAGATTCAGTAGATGTCGATTCTGAGCTAAACTCACAGAGAGAACAAGTGCTTCCAACCTTTAATAAGTATGCCAAGACAGTGGAGGAACTAACTAACCTAAGACAACTGGTGTCATTCCTGTTAACAGACTACAATGATGTCGGGTCATTTGTCAAGGAACCTTTTGTGGATCTATCCACCATACCCAAGATAAAGAACGTTTCCAAAACAGTAATCAACTGCTCAAAATCAATTACCAAAAGGAGCAAAAATCCAAACTTGAAGGAGACTGAGATTGTACTCTCTGCTCTCAAGATACTGGATCTGCTGATTTTTCTACTTCAGAAATCCTCAAAGTCATTTAACAGTCCCAGGGACTTTCATTCATTCATTACGAACTCAAA GTATGAAGTCGAGTCTTACTTTTCATCTATCATGTTTAACTATTTCTATGAAAGAAGTAACGATTCTTACTCCATAAAGGTGTTGGGATCAAAGAGGCTTATGTGTTATGTTATTTGGCTTTGCATTTACTTGTCGCCCAAATACACATTTGATTTCTCATTTCTGCTCAACTATGATTTGACCAACGTTTCAAACTCAATACTTTTCAACTCTTGCGTTGACTTGACTTCAATAAGTCCAGCTGGTAGAACGAACAAGAACCTCTACAAGATCAATACTCCTCTGTTTTCAGGCTCCAAGAAGATGAACTTGACTAGTCTTGTAACAAATAAAACTAAACGTTTCAAGTTACGTTAA
- a CDS encoding vesicular cargo protein, putative (Tap349e08.q2ks7.cand.119 - score = 13.51), with protein sequence MEISKVFDNYKDQNNVLKGRMFIKMFKDANLISSSSETNNLDLIFTKYKSKFSGINYDQFLKSLKDVSKVLNMEPSELELKLKRTNGPIYKGTETQPVRLYDDKSLYTGVHLHGGPRIIDK encoded by the exons aTGGAAATTTCTAAAGTGTTTGACAACTACAAGGACCAGAACAATGTTCTTAAGGGCAGAATGTTCATTAAAATGTTCAAGGACGCAAATCTAATTAGTTCATCTTCTGAAACCAATAACCTTGATTTGATTTTCACCAAATACAAATCCAAA ttttctggaataaattatgatCAATTCTTGAAGTCACTAAAAGATGTCTCGAAGGTTCTGAATATGGAACCTTCTGAGTTAGAACTAAAGTTGAAAAGAACAAATGGGCCAATTTACAAAGGAACTGAAACTCAGCCAGTAAGACTCTACGATGATAAGAGCCTATACACAGGCGTTCATCTACACGGAGGACCGAgaataattgataaataa